The Devosia sp. A16 genome includes a window with the following:
- a CDS encoding HlyD family secretion protein — protein MDGLLAWLVGLVALVIPGFGASEAPRYNGYVEARYVYASSTTAGPIETVSVREGDAVQAGDLLFRLRSEQQLALLSGAEARVAAAEAGLKNLTTGSRADELEVIRASLEKAEADMGLARDSATRSEKLFAQGLVPQSKLDQDRATLASAEAAVRQLEAQLKVAELPARSEQQLQAEANLAAAHADAEKANADLGDRTITAPAAGRIERVFFDPGEIVAAGTPVVSILPAGALKVKFYVPEAARTGFALGDQVAVSCDGCPDGLTARVSFFASDPQFTPPVIYSRDERQRLSYLVEATLDAASLHPGQPVTVERR, from the coding sequence ATGGACGGTCTTCTCGCCTGGCTGGTCGGCCTCGTGGCATTGGTGATCCCGGGCTTCGGCGCCAGCGAGGCGCCACGCTACAACGGCTATGTCGAAGCACGGTATGTCTACGCATCCTCGACCACCGCCGGGCCGATCGAAACAGTCTCGGTGCGCGAGGGCGATGCCGTGCAGGCCGGCGATCTGCTGTTCCGGCTGCGCTCGGAGCAGCAGCTGGCGCTGCTCTCGGGCGCCGAGGCGCGGGTCGCGGCGGCGGAAGCCGGACTGAAGAACCTCACCACCGGCAGCCGGGCCGACGAACTCGAGGTGATTCGGGCGAGCCTCGAAAAGGCCGAGGCGGACATGGGCCTCGCCCGCGACAGCGCCACGCGCAGCGAGAAGCTATTCGCCCAGGGACTGGTGCCGCAATCCAAGCTCGACCAGGACCGGGCGACGCTGGCCAGCGCCGAAGCGGCGGTGCGCCAGCTCGAGGCGCAGCTCAAGGTGGCCGAACTGCCCGCCCGCAGCGAACAACAGCTGCAGGCGGAGGCCAATCTTGCGGCCGCGCATGCCGATGCCGAAAAAGCCAATGCCGATCTGGGCGACCGCACCATCACCGCGCCGGCGGCAGGGCGGATCGAGCGGGTGTTCTTCGATCCCGGCGAGATCGTCGCGGCGGGAACGCCGGTCGTCTCGATCCTGCCGGCGGGGGCGCTCAAGGTGAAGTTCTATGTGCCGGAGGCGGCGCGGACCGGCTTCGCGCTGGGGGACCAGGTGGCGGTGAGCTGCGACGGCTGTCCGGATGGCCTCACCGCCAGGGTCAGCTTCTTTGCGTCGGACCCGCAGTTCACTCCGCCGGTGATCTACTCGCGCGATGAGCGGCAGCGGCTGAGCTACCTGGTGGAAGCGACGCTCGATGCCGCAAGCCTCCATCCGGGACAGCCGGTGACGGTGGAGCGCAGGTAG
- a CDS encoding ABC transporter ATP-binding protein produces MGEPLVIDVHGLTKNFGPKRVVDHFDIQVPKGAIYGFLGPNGSGKTTTIRMLCGLLTPDEGEGTCLGFDVRKEAERIKEQVGYMTQKFSYYEDLSIRENLDFVARMYRLDRRKQRVDQALADLGLANRQKQLAGSLSGGWKQRLALAACLLHEPRLLLLDEPTAGVDPKARRDFWDEIRRLSAMGVTVLVSTHYMDEAVQCDFITYIAYGKKLIDGPSARIPEMVGLETWRVEGPDLAKLEDRLLKEPGVVQVARFGTVLHVSGTDKATLEATVERLRAEGTHRWSLEVAGLEEAFIYLMSGARDNFAGDGGKAAA; encoded by the coding sequence ATGGGCGAGCCGCTGGTCATCGACGTGCATGGCCTCACCAAGAATTTCGGACCCAAGCGCGTGGTCGATCACTTCGATATCCAGGTGCCGAAGGGGGCGATTTACGGCTTTCTCGGCCCCAACGGCTCGGGCAAGACCACCACCATCCGGATGCTGTGCGGGCTGCTGACGCCGGACGAGGGCGAAGGCACCTGCCTCGGTTTCGATGTGCGGAAGGAGGCTGAGCGGATCAAGGAACAGGTCGGCTACATGACGCAGAAGTTCTCGTATTACGAGGACCTCTCGATCCGCGAGAACCTCGATTTCGTGGCGCGGATGTACCGGCTCGACCGGCGCAAACAGCGGGTCGACCAGGCGCTGGCCGATCTGGGCCTCGCCAACCGGCAGAAGCAGCTGGCAGGCTCGCTGTCGGGTGGGTGGAAGCAGCGGCTGGCGCTGGCGGCATGCCTGCTGCATGAGCCGAGACTGCTGCTGCTCGATGAGCCCACGGCCGGCGTAGACCCCAAGGCGCGGCGCGATTTCTGGGACGAGATCCGGCGGCTCTCGGCGATGGGCGTCACCGTCCTGGTCTCCACTCACTACATGGATGAGGCGGTGCAGTGCGATTTCATCACCTACATCGCCTACGGCAAGAAGCTGATCGACGGCCCGTCCGCCAGGATCCCCGAAATGGTGGGGCTCGAGACCTGGCGCGTCGAAGGGCCTGACCTGGCGAAGCTGGAGGACCGGTTGCTGAAGGAGCCCGGCGTGGTGCAGGTGGCGCGCTTCGGCACCGTGCTGCACGTCTCGGGTACCGACAAGGCGACGCTGGAAGCTACGGTCGAGCGGCTCAGGGCCGAGGGCACGCATCGCTGGAGCCTCGAGGTGGCCGGGCTCGAAGAAGCCTTCATCTACCTGATGAGTGGGGCACGCGACAATTTCGCCGGTGACGGCGGAAAGGCCGCGGCATGA
- a CDS encoding DNA translocase FtsK: MPAQHLLEDARRETAPAIAIRIPVRLMGAIILGLVAIVLVSLATWSVDDPSLSYASGEPARNWLGFPGAVIADMAFQVFGLGILTLLVPPALWGWGLIRHRVPSRMALRLAAWIAASVLSCGLFAFIVAPESWPLPTGLGGLVGQSFTNLAVLATGATPQPVTAVLFAIIIAAPTLALFWIAMGLGKVSLPELPKGKAKGKPAAAKGAATAADDDEPESDSIFDVILGYAVHLGFSARTALRRARAGIAQRRAAEAEAEAWRGDAVEPSLHGHAPSAPTVRADPALAVERRSIVDAHDEPPFDDYPPEPDDEPDMPRWEMQTPLRGPMAASRSPAPMPHVPAGHQTAPVVSPRVVAPAPRPQPGMRAAREAQGSLLDEPHGFELPELSLLTPPKHKGASPEHAPERLEAMARKLESVLADFGVKGDIINVRPGPVVTLYELEPAPGIKSSRVISLADDIARSMSAISVRVAVVPGRNAIGIELPNEVRETVYLREMLASSDFEKMKGKLPICLGKTIGGEPIIADLARMPHLLIAGTTGSGKSVGINTFILSLLYQMTPEQCRLIMIDPKMLELSIYDGIPHLLTPVVTDPSKAVVALKWAVREMEDRYRKMSKIGVRNIDGFNQRVNESKAKGEVITRTVQTGFDRETGEAIFESEEFNLEPLPFIVIIIDEMADLMMVAGKEIEGSVQRLAQMARAAGIHVITATQRPSVDVITGTIKANFPTRISFMVTSKIDSRTILGEQGAEQLLGNGDMLYMAGGGRIRRLHGPFVADSEVEAVVNHLKAQGAPDYLDAIVADEDEMDEGGMAAGGGGDDYGGSGDELYDKAVNVVLTDKKVSTSYIQRRLAVGYNKAATLIERMEKEGVISGPNHAGKREILVGNNADGY; the protein is encoded by the coding sequence ATGCCGGCACAGCACCTGCTCGAAGACGCCCGTCGAGAGACCGCCCCCGCCATAGCCATCCGCATTCCCGTCCGCCTGATGGGTGCGATCATCCTGGGACTGGTGGCCATCGTCCTGGTGTCCCTCGCCACTTGGTCGGTGGATGACCCAAGTCTTTCCTACGCCTCGGGCGAACCGGCCAGGAACTGGCTCGGCTTCCCCGGCGCGGTCATTGCCGACATGGCGTTCCAGGTGTTCGGCCTCGGCATCCTGACCCTCCTGGTGCCGCCGGCGCTCTGGGGCTGGGGGCTGATTCGCCACCGCGTGCCCAGCCGCATGGCGTTGCGGCTCGCCGCTTGGATCGCCGCGAGCGTGCTGAGCTGCGGCCTGTTCGCCTTCATCGTCGCACCCGAGAGCTGGCCGCTGCCCACCGGGCTGGGCGGCCTTGTCGGGCAGAGCTTTACCAATCTGGCCGTCCTCGCGACCGGCGCCACTCCGCAGCCGGTCACCGCCGTGCTGTTCGCCATCATCATCGCCGCCCCGACCCTGGCCCTGTTCTGGATCGCCATGGGGCTGGGCAAAGTCAGCTTGCCCGAGCTGCCCAAGGGCAAGGCAAAGGGCAAGCCGGCCGCCGCCAAGGGCGCCGCTACGGCCGCCGATGACGACGAGCCTGAGAGCGATTCGATCTTCGACGTGATCCTCGGCTATGCCGTCCATCTGGGCTTTTCCGCCCGCACCGCCCTGCGTCGCGCCCGCGCCGGTATTGCCCAGCGCCGCGCCGCCGAAGCCGAGGCGGAAGCCTGGCGTGGCGACGCCGTAGAGCCGAGCCTTCACGGCCATGCGCCGTCCGCCCCGACGGTTCGCGCCGATCCGGCGCTTGCCGTCGAGCGCCGCTCGATCGTCGACGCGCATGACGAACCGCCATTCGACGACTATCCGCCCGAGCCCGATGACGAGCCCGACATGCCGCGCTGGGAGATGCAGACCCCGCTGCGCGGCCCGATGGCTGCCTCGCGCAGCCCGGCGCCGATGCCGCACGTCCCGGCCGGTCATCAGACGGCACCGGTGGTGTCGCCGCGCGTCGTGGCGCCCGCTCCGCGGCCGCAGCCCGGCATGCGCGCCGCCCGCGAGGCGCAAGGCTCACTCCTCGACGAGCCGCATGGCTTCGAGCTGCCCGAGCTCAGCCTGCTGACCCCGCCCAAGCACAAGGGCGCCAGCCCCGAGCATGCGCCGGAGCGTCTCGAGGCCATGGCGCGCAAGCTCGAATCCGTGCTCGCCGATTTCGGCGTCAAGGGTGACATCATCAATGTCCGCCCCGGCCCCGTCGTCACCCTCTACGAGCTCGAACCCGCGCCCGGCATCAAGTCGAGCCGCGTCATCTCGCTGGCCGACGACATCGCCCGCTCGATGAGCGCCATCTCGGTGCGCGTCGCCGTGGTCCCCGGCCGCAACGCCATCGGTATCGAGCTGCCCAACGAGGTGCGCGAGACCGTGTACCTGCGCGAAATGCTGGCCTCGTCCGACTTCGAGAAGATGAAGGGGAAGCTCCCGATCTGCCTGGGCAAGACCATTGGCGGCGAGCCGATCATCGCCGACCTGGCGCGCATGCCGCATCTGCTCATCGCCGGCACCACCGGCTCGGGCAAGTCGGTGGGCATCAACACCTTCATTCTCAGCCTGCTCTACCAGATGACCCCGGAGCAGTGCAGGCTGATCATGATCGACCCCAAGATGCTGGAACTGTCGATCTATGACGGCATCCCGCACCTCCTGACTCCGGTCGTTACGGACCCATCAAAGGCTGTCGTCGCCCTCAAGTGGGCAGTGCGCGAGATGGAAGACCGCTACCGCAAGATGTCGAAGATCGGGGTGCGCAACATCGATGGCTTCAACCAGCGGGTCAATGAGAGCAAGGCCAAGGGCGAGGTGATCACCCGCACCGTGCAGACCGGCTTCGACCGTGAGACCGGCGAGGCGATCTTCGAGAGCGAGGAGTTCAACCTCGAGCCGCTGCCCTTCATCGTCATCATCATCGACGAGATGGCCGACCTGATGATGGTGGCCGGCAAGGAAATCGAAGGCTCGGTGCAGCGCCTCGCGCAGATGGCTCGCGCCGCCGGCATCCACGTCATCACCGCCACGCAGCGCCCGTCGGTCGACGTCATCACCGGCACCATCAAGGCCAACTTCCCCACCCGCATCTCGTTCATGGTGACGTCCAAGATCGACAGCCGCACCATCCTGGGCGAACAGGGCGCCGAACAGCTGCTCGGCAACGGCGACATGCTCTACATGGCCGGCGGCGGTCGTATCCGGCGCCTGCATGGCCCATTCGTCGCCGACAGCGAAGTCGAGGCGGTGGTCAATCACCTCAAGGCGCAGGGCGCCCCGGACTATCTCGATGCCATCGTCGCCGACGAGGACGAGATGGACGAAGGCGGCATGGCCGCCGGTGGGGGCGGCGACGACTACGGCGGTTCGGGCGACGAGCTCTACGACAAGGCCGTCAACGTCGTGCTGACCGACAAGAAGGTCTCGACCTCCTATATCCAGCGCCGCCTGGCGGTAGGCTACAACAAGGCCGCAACGCTGATCGAACGGATGGAAAAGGAAGGCGTCATCTCCGGCCCCAACCACGCCGGCAAACGCGAAATCCTCGTCGGCAACAACGCCGACGGATACTGA
- a CDS encoding ABC transporter permease: protein MTLGFSLKRFGAVLYKEFIQMRRDRITFGMMIGLPIIQLFLFGFAINADPRNLPTLVELGDNGPLSRAVISGMQNSSYFAFKGTVMGVGEGEEALRRGTANFVVVIPEDFERDVVRGDKPEILVAADASDPSATGGAVAALSGIVSVAIAETLTGPLAQQAGSAPFAMVVHREYNPEGRTSTNIVPGLLAIILSMTMVMITAVAIVKETERGTMEMLIATPVKPLEVMLGKILPYVFVGYVQTAVFLAAASLVFGVPFEGSVWAFFLGFNLFIVVNLALGFLISTAAKSQMQAMQLSFFTILPSILLSGFMFPFAGMPGWAQFIGQAVPATHFLRVVRKVMLKGGAVADVTGELWALLAILLVISAIAMLRYRQTLD, encoded by the coding sequence ATGACGCTGGGGTTCTCGCTCAAGCGCTTCGGCGCCGTGCTCTACAAGGAGTTCATCCAGATGCGGCGCGACCGCATCACCTTCGGCATGATGATCGGCCTGCCGATCATCCAGTTGTTCCTGTTCGGCTTTGCCATCAATGCCGACCCGCGCAACCTGCCGACGCTGGTGGAGCTGGGCGATAACGGACCGCTCAGCCGGGCGGTGATATCGGGGATGCAGAATTCGTCCTACTTCGCTTTCAAGGGCACGGTGATGGGGGTGGGCGAAGGCGAAGAGGCGCTGCGGCGCGGCACGGCCAATTTCGTGGTGGTGATCCCCGAGGATTTCGAGCGCGACGTGGTGCGCGGCGACAAGCCGGAGATCCTGGTAGCGGCCGACGCCTCCGATCCGTCGGCGACCGGCGGCGCCGTGGCGGCGCTCTCGGGGATCGTCAGCGTGGCGATCGCGGAGACCCTGACCGGGCCGCTGGCGCAACAGGCGGGGTCGGCGCCGTTCGCGATGGTGGTGCACCGGGAGTACAACCCGGAGGGCAGAACCTCGACCAATATCGTGCCGGGGCTGCTGGCGATCATCCTGTCGATGACGATGGTGATGATCACCGCGGTAGCGATCGTCAAGGAGACCGAGCGCGGCACCATGGAGATGCTGATCGCCACACCGGTGAAGCCGCTCGAGGTGATGTTGGGCAAGATCCTGCCCTATGTGTTCGTCGGTTATGTACAGACGGCAGTGTTCCTCGCGGCGGCGAGCCTTGTCTTCGGCGTGCCGTTCGAGGGCAGCGTCTGGGCGTTCTTCCTCGGGTTCAACCTGTTCATCGTGGTGAACCTGGCGCTGGGATTCCTGATCTCCACGGCGGCCAAAAGCCAGATGCAGGCGATGCAGCTCAGCTTTTTCACCATCCTGCCCTCGATCCTGCTCTCCGGCTTCATGTTTCCCTTCGCCGGCATGCCCGGCTGGGCGCAGTTCATCGGCCAGGCGGTGCCGGCGACGCACTTCCTGCGGGTGGTGCGCAAGGTGATGCTGAAGGGCGGCGCGGTGGCGGACGTGACCGGCGAACTCTGGGCGCTGCTGGCGATTCTGCTGGTGATCTCAGCGATTGCCATGCTCAGGTATCGACAGACGCTGGACTAG
- a CDS encoding TetR/AcrR family transcriptional regulator, protein MDNTDSERGPKFRRRAEARPDEVLDAALELFIEKGFVATRVEDIARRAGLSKGTVYLYFPSKEALLEGLVRRAILPIADSALSTLHDYEGDPRIVLSMVLTMLAGRIGDPKVMAMPKLIFREAMGFPGLAEMYRREVLDRVIPAVEGLIRRGMEQGYLRQVDPSLTIRSIIGPLMLHVAMAEIFGIAPEGGLQMDKLVENHLSILFDGLSAPPSAKQWSSS, encoded by the coding sequence GTGGATAACACCGATAGTGAGCGTGGGCCGAAATTCCGCCGGCGGGCCGAAGCCCGGCCGGACGAAGTGCTCGACGCAGCCCTCGAACTGTTCATCGAGAAGGGCTTCGTGGCGACGCGGGTCGAGGACATCGCGAGGCGGGCAGGGCTGAGCAAAGGCACGGTCTATCTCTACTTCCCGTCCAAGGAGGCGCTGCTCGAGGGATTGGTGCGGCGGGCGATCCTGCCGATCGCCGACTCGGCGCTGAGCACGCTGCACGATTACGAGGGAGACCCGCGGATCGTCTTGAGCATGGTGCTGACCATGCTGGCCGGGCGGATCGGCGACCCCAAGGTGATGGCGATGCCCAAGCTGATCTTCCGTGAAGCGATGGGGTTCCCCGGGCTCGCCGAGATGTACCGGCGCGAGGTACTGGATCGGGTTATTCCAGCCGTGGAGGGCCTGATCCGTCGCGGCATGGAGCAGGGATACCTGCGGCAGGTCGACCCCAGCCTCACCATCCGTTCGATCATCGGGCCGCTTATGCTGCATGTGGCGATGGCGGAGATCTTCGGCATCGCTCCGGAGGGCGGGCTGCAGATGGACAAGCTGGTGGAGAACCACCTGAGCATCCTGTTCGACGGGCTGAGTGCCCCGCCGAGCGCCAAGCAGTGGTCGAGCAGCTGA